AACAACATCGGACacggttttaaaaaataagagcgGACACGCCGTTTGCTGCGCCGGCCAACCCAACTCTACTATATATtgcgagaaagaaaagagcttGCACCTATTTTAGGACCGTACAACTCATTTTGTTTgcctggaatttttttttttttagttttctttttcccctgtGAGTGTTTGGACTCTTCTACACTTTTAACGACGCGAATTCAAATGCGCAACACTTCCTGAATACCCGCTAATGATCAACGGGCATGGCGCTCTTGTCAACTGCGTAGATATTCacgagaaaataattttctagAACCAGCGATCATGTGATCCTCATGTGTGAAAAGTGCGACGACCTTTTTGCGAATTGCGCAATGTTGGCCCGCAGCGTTGAGCATAAGACAACTATACTCGGTTGTTGTTTGCCCTTGAAGTCGTCGTTGTTCGGGTGACTCTGACGACGTTATCGTCGACGTGTTGCTCCGCTTTTTTCTATCGCCACTTTTGCGTCCCGTGGCGGGTACGAGTCTGGCATCGCTAAGAATTGTGTCGggtttgtgtgttttgtttcattttggcACGATGTTCAGTTCGGCCGAGCTTGCCGCCCTCCCGGTGCTgccaagaaagagagaaaagatttccgTCAGCAGTAGAGCAGGATAGAAAAGAACGAAGCTTTAGCCCTGGCGACGGCGGGAGTAGTGAGACAGTAGGGAGTATCCTGTGTGCACGGCACAGTGCAGACTTCGGGTTTTTCGCCTTCATCAGTCGAGTATTATTGCGAGTCGCGGACGCCCACTCGCTCCTCTATTCTCTCCACCTAACCGCGACAGCTCCTCAGTGTTTTTCTCCATTCTCATTTTGAATTGAACACAAACACAgtttaaatcttcttcatcCGAGGCCagtcttttctcttgttaccTCAAGAGACCATCAGGTCTAGGTCAAATCGTGAAATCTTTTTCCCGTCGTGAACTGCTTCGTATAATATTTggctgaaagaaaaaacccgaCAACCAGCTGAAACGTCTATACATCATCTCCCATATTTTAGCTAATTTCAAAGAGCTCTCATCTAAATTATGACCGTCATGAGTGCTGGGGAATTGACCGTGAACCTGCAGCGAGATGGGTGCGGCGAACCTTTCGGCTTCCGTCTCCGAGGAGGAACCGACATCCGAGAGGCATTCATCATTCAAAGGGTGAAATTTCCctattttccaatttcaatCCTCATATTTAATACGATACGTTTAAAGTCCCCAAAAATTATTGAGAAAATGTCGTGACAAATTCTGTGGGTCTTGATTTCCTATTTTAAGGAAATGGGGTTGCGaagaggaagagagagagagagcggaccatttcctgattgttttttttttttgccagttGCCCCACAAAGTCGTGCGCGGTTTCTGCAGCTTCACGACTTGCGCTCGCCAAAATGAGACGGGAGTCTTTTGTCGAGTGTCggtggttctctctctctctttctctttttggcaCCGAAGCTCGGgcctaaaattaaatattcgtTTGGGTGAAGCGCCCAGCAGAGTACAGTACGATATGGCATACCGTCCGTCCGTCGTCATGTTGACCTCGTTCTACAAGCTGGCCGGgttctattttttttgtttttcacgcttttttttgttggtcaaCATTCTGCTGGCCACCTCGCCCGTGTTCTATACTATCAGCGGCCGCTGAAAGACAGAGGGCCCCCCTTCATGCCATTCAGTATAAACACTTCATATTAATGACTCTGACATTCCTGGTGAAATTGCCCTGTTCTTTTTATGGCTCCAAGAATGGCTCAGTTAAAAGATATTGCcgtggaaaaaagaagttaaaaaTAGATTCAGTCACGGGACTTTGGCGGGTCAGCAAACGATTAAAACGGACCGTGCTGATGATGGGGGTCGAGGCGGATATTATGTTAAGAGATTTGCATTGATTGATGGTCGTGTGTGAATCAGGTGGCCGTGGGTAGCGAACTGCGTCGCGGTGATGTTTTGACCAAAATCAACGACCGTCCTTGTTCGACAATGACCCATCGCGAAGCTGCCGAATTGATCAAGAAAGCCGGCACCACCATGACTGTCACCGTTCAGCGGTAGACTTTTCAAACCTTTCGCTTGATTTACAAAATTTGTCTTTCATACAAATATCTGATTTTGGTATACATTTGACTCTACTTGTCGGTTTGATTAACCGATTGGGGGTTTCATTTTTGATGACAAATCGACAACTACAAAATGCGCACCTGTAGAGGTGGACTGCCCTTGCGCCCGGTCGCTGTCCCCGTTGTTGCTCCATCCGCCGCCGCCCCCGCTCCTACCGCTTCTTCCGGTTCAATGTGTCAAAAAGTACGTCAGAAAGCTGAGCCATTacatttcaaatcaatgaGCATTATAAGGTTGCGTTACCCACATCATCACCTCTAAACACTTTAcacttctattcttttttgttctcccTTCCGTGTCATAACAATGTACTACCTGCACGAATTCGCTGGATTGTCACTCACGAGATGATGCTCTTGTTTAGTTGCTAGGGCTAATCAACGactaacatttttaatgaaatcaatccctcaattccattgagactGGCAGTTTAAAGAAATTGTATCTACATtaatttgtcctttttttttttttaaattttccatctGGTTATTCTGGAACTTTGTTTCTTATCACGAATGAACCACGAATATTTTTAGGCGCCGACCCAAGCGGGAGCTTCAAACAGGACGATTTCGGAGATTATGCTAAGTCCTGTTGAGAATCTGCCAGTCACTATATTCCCCAGCTCAGCTATCAACGAATTCAACCAACAAGTCGAAGAAATGGATCGCAACCGTGAAAGGATCGTCGTCACTCAccaggtaaaacaaaaaatccattcGATGCTAAATTCCCGCAAGCCGAATGGCAGCACCGAGCTTGTTGGTGGTTCCAATTCACGCTGCCAGATGTCCTGCGGAACCAATCCTTTTATCATGTCGTTCATTCAATGCGTTACAGTATAATAGCCATGcgatctgaaaaaatgatccCTTCGTCATTAGCCGAGTCATAGGTTTGATCTGATTCGTGACTAGTTGccctaaatgttttcaaaatgaatagcAAACGGAAGTTGCGTGATTACCCGACATAGCTCAGCAAAGCTTTCACTTGATCAATCAGTGTTTCAGAATCATGTAAATACGTAATCAATCTGAAAACATTATTAGCCGTACAGGACACTTCCTCTGGTAGTGCCCGGTGCCAAAACTGGTCGCGACACTGCCAGCTCCACGCAGAGCTATTTGGCACTTCAAACGCAACAGAATGCAATGCTTTGGAACACCCCTGGTGCACCTCCGCAATCTGCCATGAATCCGTCCTCCACCGATGCCGTCCTCAAGCAAAAGGTAAATAACACGCTGCGTGCCAGGTGTGAATTATTGAACCGCTTTTATATCATTCgttatggaagaaaaaggctTGTCAAATAGATTTAAGTTAAAGTTGTGTACATATACTATAAATGAATCGTGTGAACAACACCAGGATCAGGAATATAAGgcgatatttgaaaaggtgtttGAACCGACCAAAGGCTGGCGTGTGGATCCAGAACATCATCAGGTATATTGAACACTGCACAAACAGCCACTCTACTATACACACTGCATCGATCAGAACGAATTCTGACGTCATTGCTACTACTACATGTCCATTAACATCATTCTCGTATAGACTCGGTTGCAAAATTGTATTAGACAACATTCTATCTCTTAATCGTGCCATAGAAAACAGGGAAGATTCTTCTTGCTTCACGCTCTAGATCTCTTCATTTGGATTCGTTTCCATTGGGAAATTCGGATGATTCGTTATACAGCTGCCGCATATTTAATAATTGTATCACGTTAGAGGGTTTACTGCTTAAGCCTTCTAATAACACGCCAGTTAGAGTTTCGCTATTACAGCCGAGTGCATCGTCATTGAATTAATTTAGCGAAAAAAttcgtatttgtttttataattCTAGGACCAAGGAACGTGATAGACGTCGCAAAATAAAACGTTATTCCCGAGTATTTATCTCCTGTTGCATCCTTAACCGACTGACTGCATAGACTAACATAACATATAGCCATAGATCTTGATTATTTTGTAGCCCTATTATTTAATTGCTGGGTGTATAATAGgcttcaattatttttacacGAACGTTAAATTATCTTGCGGGTGTTTAGTCCACCTACATGTAACTGCATACTATGTGCATATAAGTGCATCTATTCATAAATAGCTCAAGTGCAATGTTACATAACAGCTGTTCAACAATAATGTCTCTTATTGAAATTCGGTGAATCATTAGTTAACAACAACCAATTAACTGATTTTTCTCTTGAtcgattttctaaaaaataaataaacagttGGAGGCGGCTGCCGCTTTGGTACAGAGGAAAATGGCGGCCGTCAACGAACCGGCCGGACAGACTGCCGTAGTTCACGAAGCTGGCGATGCTCCTCCTCCCAAACAAGAAGTCAATCTTAacacattaatttttttttaatgattacaGCTTATCATAAACATCATTTTCGAATTACAGTTGGTGCACAAGCAGTTTAATTCACCACTTGGCCTCTACTCCAATGAGAATGTCCAGGAAGTGCTGGCCCAACAGACTGGCATCATCCCGTGAGTTCGACAAATATTTTACCCCCCATCATTATAAATTTATGCATTTCAATATTATCGTTCGtttaacttttcaaattcagCGCCCAGCCTGGACGCAAATTGGACATGAAGAATTCAGAAACATTGCGCGCTCTCATGGAGGAGAACGAGAAGAACAACAAGGCAGCCGCTCAACGTGACTCCCGCGGACTCAAAGAAGTCCGACCGGCTGCTCCAGTCAAAACCGTCG
The sequence above is drawn from the Daphnia pulicaria isolate SC F1-1A chromosome 1, SC_F0-13Bv2, whole genome shotgun sequence genome and encodes:
- the LOC124335680 gene encoding uncharacterized protein LOC124335680 isoform X1, with amino-acid sequence MTVMSAGELTVNLQRDGCGEPFGFRLRGGTDIREAFIIQRVAVGSELRRGDVLTKINDRPCSTMTHREAAELIKKAGTTMTVTVQRGGLPLRPVAVPVVAPSAAAPAPTASSGSMCQKAPTQAGASNRTISEIMLSPVENLPVTIFPSSAINEFNQQVEEMDRNRERIVVTHQPYRTLPLVVPGAKTGRDTASSTQSYLALQTQQNAMLWNTPGAPPQSAMNPSSTDAVLKQKDQEYKAIFEKVFEPTKGWRVDPEHHQLEAAAALVQRKMAAVNEPAGQTAVVHEAGDAPPPKQELVHKQFNSPLGLYSNENVQEVLAQQTGIIPAQPGRKLDMKNSETLRALMEENEKNNKAAAQRDSRGLKEVRPAAPVKTVASNPHFKINSMGLEKEKIQQSYSFKRLMADVLGETDF
- the LOC124335680 gene encoding uncharacterized protein LOC124335680 isoform X2, translating into MTVMSAGELTVNLQRDGCGEPFGFRLRGGTDIREAFIIQRVAVGSELRRGDVLTKINDRPCSTMTHREAAELIKKAGTTMTVTVQRGGLPLRPVAVPVVAPSAAAPAPTASSGSMCQKAPTQAGASNRTISEIMLSPVENLPVTIFPSSAINEFNQQVEEMDRNRERIVVTHQPYRTLPLVVPGAKTGRDTASSTQSYLALQTQQNAMLWNTPGAPPQSAMNPSSTDAVLKQKLEAAAALVQRKMAAVNEPAGQTAVVHEAGDAPPPKQELVHKQFNSPLGLYSNENVQEVLAQQTGIIPAQPGRKLDMKNSETLRALMEENEKNNKAAAQRDSRGLKEVRPAAPVKTVASNPHFKINSMGLEKEKIQQSYSFKRLMADVLGETDF
- the LOC124335680 gene encoding uncharacterized protein LOC124335680 isoform X3; amino-acid sequence: MSRPPFWRIPRNNARDDDPDAESSSALAPTQAGASNRTISEIMLSPVENLPVTIFPSSAINEFNQQVEEMDRNRERIVVTHQPYRTLPLVVPGAKTGRDTASSTQSYLALQTQQNAMLWNTPGAPPQSAMNPSSTDAVLKQKDQEYKAIFEKVFEPTKGWRVDPEHHQLEAAAALVQRKMAAVNEPAGQTAVVHEAGDAPPPKQELVHKQFNSPLGLYSNENVQEVLAQQTGIIPAQPGRKLDMKNSETLRALMEENEKNNKAAAQRDSRGLKEVRPAAPVKTVASNPHFKINSMGLEKEKIQQSYSFKRLMADVLGETDF